Below is a genomic region from bacterium.
TCGACCTGTACAGGCAGCTTCAACAGCGCGTGCTGCGCGACGCGGTGTGCGTGCCGCTGGTCGACACCATCACCTACAACGCCAAGCGCGCCGAGGTCGGCGGCGATTCGATCGACGCGCTGGCCTCGTACGTCTGGATGTACGACGTGCAGGTGCGGCGCTAGGGGCCGGATTCTCGGACCCCATACCCCGTACCCGGCCCGCGCGGTCTTGACGGCGGCCGCATGTTAAGGTACATGGCGCAGCGGACGCTGCAGGCCGTGCCGGTGCTCGTGGGGATCACCGTCGTCACGTTCCTGATGCTGCACCTGGTCCCCGGCGACCCGGTGCTGCTGTTCGCGGGCGACAAGCCGATGACCGAGACCCAGGCGGCGGAGATTCGCCACGAGCTCGGGCTGGACCGGCCGCTGCTCACTCAGTACGAGGACTACGCGGGCCATCTGCTGCGGGGCGATCTGGGCCGGGCACTGCGAAGCCAGCGCCCGGTGCTCGACAGCATTCTCGAGGTGCTGCCGGCCACGGTGCAGCTGACGCTCGCGGCGCTCGCGCTCGCGGTGGCCCTGGGGCTGACCCTCGGCGTGGTGGCGGCGTTGGCCCACCGGACCTGGCTCGACACCGCGGCGATGGCCGTGGCGATTCTCGGCGTTTCGATGCCGGTCTTCTACTCGAGCCTGCTGCTGTTGATGCTCTTCTCGTTCACGCTCGGCTGGTTCCCGGCGACGGGCGAGGGCGGCCTGGACCACCTCGTCCTGCCGGCAACCGCGCTCGGGCTCATCTCCTCGGCCGTACTCGCGCGCCTGGTCCGCTCCGGTATGCTCGGTGTGCTGCGGCAGGACTACATCGTGACCGCGAGCGCGAAAGGGTTGTCCAGGGCGCTGGTCGTCTGGCGGCACGCGTTGCGCAACGCCTTGATCCCCGTGATCACGATGCTGGGTCTGCAGCTCGGCGCACTCCTCGGCGGCGCGGTGGTGACCGAGACGATCTTCTCGCGGCCCGGATTGGGCCGCCTCGCGGTCGACGCGATCCTGAGCCGCGACTTCCCGCTCGTGCAGGGCACCGTGCTCGTCGCCGCGTTCGTGTACGTGGCCGTCAATCTCGTGGTCGACATCGCCTATGCCGCCGTCGATCCCCGCATCCGCTACGGATAGCGGGCGCCCGGCGCCGGGGGCGCGGCCGTCAGCGGCGTCGCCGTTACGCGGTGCCGCCGCCGGACCGGGGGCGCGCACGGCGACGCCCGCGCGCATCGTCGTGCGCCGCCTGCTGCGTCATCCGAGCGTGCTGGCCGGCGGGACGCTGTTCCTGATCGTGGTCCTCTGCGCCGTGCTCGCACCGTGGCTGAGCCCGTACGCGCCCTTCAAGGCCAACCTGCGGGCCCCGCTGGATCCGCCGGGCGCCGCGCATCTCATGGGCACGGACCGGTTCGGTCGGGACGTCTTCTCGCGGGTGCTCTGGGGCGGACGGCTTTCGCTGACCGTCGGCGTCGTCTCGGTCGGCATCGCGGCGGCCTGCGGCGTGACGCTCGGCCTCGTGGCCGGCTATACCGGCCGCCGGACCGAGGCCGTGATCATGCGCACGATGGACCTGCTGCAGGCGTTTCCCGGCATTCTCCTCGCCCTCGCCGTGATCGCGACCCTCGGCAGCAGCCTGCCCAACCTGATGATCGCGGTCGGGATTTCGGCGATCCCCGACTACGTGCGCATCGCGCGCGGGGCGGTGTTGAGCGTGAAGGAGCGGGAGTTCGTGCTGGCGGCGCGCGTCGTCGGGTGCCGCGACCGTGCGATCGTGCTGCGCCACATTCTCCCGAACGTGACGGCGCCGCTCGTGGTGATCGCGACGCTCGGGATCGCCGGCGCCATCATCACCGGCTCCGCCCTGAGCTTTCTCGGGCTCGGCGTGCGGCCGCCGACCCCGGAGTGGGGCAACATGCTCGCGGAGGGCCGCGAGTTTCTCGCGCGCGCGTGGTGGGTGGCCTTTTTCCCCGGCCTCGCGATCATGGCGGCCGTGTTCGCCGTGAATCTCCTCGGCGACGGCCTGCGCGACGTGCTGGATCCGAGGTTTCGCAGCTAGGGCGTTCCGGGTAACGTAAGAGATTGATTCGGCGGAGGGGGGCCGCGGGCGCCCCTCCGTCCGTTTCTCATCACCTGATAGGAGGTAGTGATCGTATGCGACAGATGCGCAACACCATCGCCGGCGCGGCGCTGTTGCTGGCCGTCGTGCTGGCGGCCGGCGTGGTCACGGCCGGCGCGCAGACCCCGGCGCCGTACGTGCGGGTCTTCGTCGACGGCCGGCCGGTGGCGTTCGACGTGCCGCCGCAGATCGCGGACGGCCGCGTGCTGGTCCCGCTGCGGGGCGTGTTTGAGCGCCTCGGCGCGACCGTGGGCTGGGACGACCGGAGCCAGACCGTGCTCGCGCAGCGCGGCGCGACCGGCGTCTCGCTGCAGATCGGCAACACCCAGGCGATGATCAACGGGCGGCCCGCCGTCATGGACGTGCCCGCGATGCTCGTGGGCGGCCGGACGATGGTGCCGCTGCGGTTTGTCAGCCAGACGCTCGGCGCGAATGTGACCTGGGACGCCAACGCCTCCACCGTCGCGATCGCCGGCGACGGCGCGGCGGTCCCGCCGTCGCAGGCGTACGGGCCGGGTGGGCTTCCGCCCTCGCAGAGCTACGGTCCCGGCGCGACGCACGTGATCGGCACGATCATCGCGGTGCGGCTGCCGGTTGATCCCCGTTCGCCGGGTCTGATCGTGGTGAGCCACGATGGGACCGTGTCGCGGTACGCCGTTACGTCCTCGACCATCATCACGCGCATCGATCGGAACGGCGCGGGCGGCTCGGCGGCCATCGGCGCGCTTCGGGCGGGGGATCGGGTCGATATCGTCGTGAGCCAGAGCAACGTCGCGCGGCGGATTCGCGCCACCTCGGCGTACTAGGCTCGCGGCGCACCGTGACGACGAGGCCGGGGCTCTGCCCCGGCCTCGTCGTACACCGCGCACGTTCATGTTAGAATCCGCGCAGGGGGCGATCATGCGCGAGGGTCTGGTTCCCGGCACCACCGCCGAAGTGCAGCTCACCGTGACCGACGCGATGGCGGTGCACTTCGACGAGCTCGGCGCGGTCCACCCCGTGTACGCGACCTGGATGATGGTCAAACACATGGAGGAGGCCGGCCGCAAGATCCTCCTGCCGTTTCTCGAGCCGGGCGAAGACGCGGTCGGCTACGCGATCGACGTCGTGCACGTCGCACCGACCGCGGTGGGCGAGCGCGTGCGCGCGCGGGCCGTGCTCGAGCGCGTGGACGGCCGGCGCATCCACTGCCGTGTCGAAGCCCACAACGGCCGCGAGAAAATCGGGGAAGGCCGGACGGTCCAGGTGGTGGTTTCGCGAGACCGTCTGTACGCGCGATTCCGGGAGATCGGGGCCCGCTGACCGCGGCCCTCGGGACGCAAGAGCGGAGGGAAGCGGATGTCGACCAACCCGGTCCACGCCTATATCGACGCGCACCGCGGGGACGAGCTCGAGACGCTGGTGCGGTTGATACGCCAACCCAGCATCAGCGCACAGAACGTCGGCGTCCGCGAGTGCGCGCAGCTGCTCGCCGGCATCCTGTCCGAGTACCGCATTCCGGCGCGCATCATCGAGACGCCGACGCAGCCGGTCGTCTTCGGCGATCTCGTCCGCGACCCGAAGGCCTTCACGCTGATCTGCTACGGGCACTACGACGTGCAGCCGCCGGAGCCGCTCGATCTGTGGCAGTCGCCGCCGTTCGAGCCGGCCGTCCGCGACGGCCGGATCTACGGACGCGGCGTGGGCGACAATAAGGGTCAGTTGATCGCCCACGTACTCGCGGCGCGCGCGTGGCTCGAGACCGCCGGGCGGCTGCCGGTCAACCTCAAGTTCGTGTTCGAGGGAGAGGAAGAATCGGGCTCCCCAAGCCTCGGCGTGTTCGCCGCGCAGCACAAAGAGATGCTCGCCGCGGATCTGGTGTACATCTCGGACGGCGGCCTGCACCCGTCGGGCCGGCCGGTGATCTCGCTCGGCAACCGCGGCATGCTCGGACTGCGCCTCGTCGCGCAGGGGGCCGACCGCGACAACCACTCCGGCAACAAGGGCGGCGTCGCGCCGAACCCCGTGTGGATGCTGGTGCACCTTCTCGCGACGATGGTCGATCCGAAGGGACGCGTCCTGATCGACGGCTTCTACGACGACGTGCGGCCGGTGGGCCCCGTCGAGGAACGGATCCTCGCGTCGCTCGACTTCGATCCCAAGATGTTCGGCGAGACGATGGGCATGCCGCCGCTGCAGATCGACGGCCCGGCCTACTGGCGGCGCATCATGCTCGAGCCGTACTTCAACATTCAGGGATTCGCGAGCGGGTACGTGGGGCCGGGCGGGAAGACGATCATTCCGGCCCGCGCGGAATGCCGGATCGACGTCCGCCTCGTCGTAGATCAGCGGATCCGCGACATCTTCGAGAAGGTGAAGCGGCACGCCGCGAAGGTGGACCCCCGCGTCGCGGTCGAGATCCGCGAGTCAACGACGATGGAGGCGACGCGTACCCCGCCGGACCACCCGGCCGTCGCGGTGATCGCCGGCGCGATCAAAGCCTACCGCGGCGTCGACCCGGTGCTCAACCTCGCGAGCGGGGGCAGCCTGCCGAACGCGGTCTGGCCCGACGTGCTGGGCATCGCCCACATCGACGTGCCGTACGCCAACGCCGACGAGAACAACCACAGCCCCAACGAGAACCTCAGCCTCGAGCGTTTCTACGACGGCATCCATGTGAGCGCGGAAGTGTTTCAGGCGCTCGCCGATGCGCGCGCGCGCGGGGATTTCGGCCGCGCCTGACGCGCCGCGGGGTTGCGCGCCCCACGTTCACGTCGGACACGAGGGCCGCTGTCCCGATTCCCGACTTCAGGCGTACCCCGGTGGAATGCGCCGGTGCCAGTCCGTCACGTCCTGGTAGGCTGCGCCG
It encodes:
- a CDS encoding M20/M25/M40 family metallo-hydrolase, which encodes MSTNPVHAYIDAHRGDELETLVRLIRQPSISAQNVGVRECAQLLAGILSEYRIPARIIETPTQPVVFGDLVRDPKAFTLICYGHYDVQPPEPLDLWQSPPFEPAVRDGRIYGRGVGDNKGQLIAHVLAARAWLETAGRLPVNLKFVFEGEEESGSPSLGVFAAQHKEMLAADLVYISDGGLHPSGRPVISLGNRGMLGLRLVAQGADRDNHSGNKGGVAPNPVWMLVHLLATMVDPKGRVLIDGFYDDVRPVGPVEERILASLDFDPKMFGETMGMPPLQIDGPAYWRRIMLEPYFNIQGFASGYVGPGGKTIIPARAECRIDVRLVVDQRIRDIFEKVKRHAAKVDPRVAVEIRESTTMEATRTPPDHPAVAVIAGAIKAYRGVDPVLNLASGGSLPNAVWPDVLGIAHIDVPYANADENNHSPNENLSLERFYDGIHVSAEVFQALADARARGDFGRA
- a CDS encoding copper amine oxidase N-terminal domain-containing protein; amino-acid sequence: MRQMRNTIAGAALLLAVVLAAGVVTAGAQTPAPYVRVFVDGRPVAFDVPPQIADGRVLVPLRGVFERLGATVGWDDRSQTVLAQRGATGVSLQIGNTQAMINGRPAVMDVPAMLVGGRTMVPLRFVSQTLGANVTWDANASTVAIAGDGAAVPPSQAYGPGGLPPSQSYGPGATHVIGTIIAVRLPVDPRSPGLIVVSHDGTVSRYAVTSSTIITRIDRNGAGGSAAIGALRAGDRVDIVVSQSNVARRIRATSAY
- a CDS encoding thioesterase family protein → MREGLVPGTTAEVQLTVTDAMAVHFDELGAVHPVYATWMMVKHMEEAGRKILLPFLEPGEDAVGYAIDVVHVAPTAVGERVRARAVLERVDGRRIHCRVEAHNGREKIGEGRTVQVVVSRDRLYARFREIGAR
- a CDS encoding ABC transporter permease, coding for MVVRRLLRHPSVLAGGTLFLIVVLCAVLAPWLSPYAPFKANLRAPLDPPGAAHLMGTDRFGRDVFSRVLWGGRLSLTVGVVSVGIAAACGVTLGLVAGYTGRRTEAVIMRTMDLLQAFPGILLALAVIATLGSSLPNLMIAVGISAIPDYVRIARGAVLSVKEREFVLAARVVGCRDRAIVLRHILPNVTAPLVVIATLGIAGAIITGSALSFLGLGVRPPTPEWGNMLAEGREFLARAWWVAFFPGLAIMAAVFAVNLLGDGLRDVLDPRFRS
- a CDS encoding ABC transporter permease, giving the protein MLRYMAQRTLQAVPVLVGITVVTFLMLHLVPGDPVLLFAGDKPMTETQAAEIRHELGLDRPLLTQYEDYAGHLLRGDLGRALRSQRPVLDSILEVLPATVQLTLAALALAVALGLTLGVVAALAHRTWLDTAAMAVAILGVSMPVFYSSLLLLMLFSFTLGWFPATGEGGLDHLVLPATALGLISSAVLARLVRSGMLGVLRQDYIVTASAKGLSRALVVWRHALRNALIPVITMLGLQLGALLGGAVVTETIFSRPGLGRLAVDAILSRDFPLVQGTVLVAAFVYVAVNLVVDIAYAAVDPRIRYG